In Thermococcus bergensis, one DNA window encodes the following:
- a CDS encoding DNA-3-methyladenine glycosylase family protein, with the protein MVKVIDLKKVAHEMIKNGTWKFENGIFKQALDNGIVGFDGENFYFPEHFSEKERKGAKKKLEFVLGLDTDLEKFYSEIGDSKFSFLIEEFYGLTIPRAPSKYQALVEVIAQQQVSFEFAMRTINSLVKLAGKKIEDLYVFPKPEDILNLSDEELKETKLGYRGAYIKSLTEEHVKGNLRLDLEELSEEEAIKYLTKFRGIGKWSAELFLAYGLGKNTYPAGDLGLRRGIAKIFNLNPKEVKEKDVREIIEPYGKWKSLLAFYILCYDRKTEMMKNASRNKGGRKKV; encoded by the coding sequence ATGGTTAAAGTGATTGACCTCAAGAAGGTAGCCCACGAGATGATAAAAAACGGTACCTGGAAGTTCGAAAACGGAATATTCAAACAGGCATTAGATAATGGCATAGTGGGTTTTGACGGAGAGAACTTCTATTTTCCGGAGCATTTCTCAGAAAAAGAACGAAAAGGTGCCAAAAAGAAGCTTGAATTCGTTCTAGGCCTGGACACTGACCTCGAGAAGTTTTACTCAGAGATAGGAGACTCAAAATTTTCGTTCTTAATTGAGGAGTTTTATGGGTTAACTATCCCGAGGGCACCGAGCAAATATCAAGCCCTCGTAGAGGTAATAGCCCAGCAGCAGGTGAGTTTTGAATTTGCCATGAGAACAATTAACAGCCTCGTGAAGCTCGCGGGGAAGAAGATCGAAGACCTCTACGTATTCCCAAAGCCCGAGGACATCTTAAACCTAAGTGACGAAGAGCTCAAAGAGACCAAGCTCGGCTATAGAGGGGCTTACATAAAATCTCTCACGGAAGAACACGTCAAGGGGAATTTGCGGTTAGACCTTGAGGAGCTAAGTGAGGAAGAAGCCATAAAATACCTCACGAAATTCAGGGGTATCGGGAAATGGAGTGCCGAGCTTTTCTTGGCCTATGGTCTCGGGAAAAACACGTATCCCGCTGGAGATTTGGGACTGAGAAGGGGAATAGCAAAGATATTTAACCTGAATCCCAAAGAGGTAAAGGAGAAAGACGTCAGGGAAATCATCGAGCCGTATGGAAAATGGAAGTCCCTGCTCGCGTTTTATATTCTCTGTTATGACAGAAAGACCGAGATGATGAAAAATGCCAGTAGAAATAAAGGTGGAAGGAAAAAAGTTTAA